One segment of Streptomyces sp. TG1A-8 DNA contains the following:
- a CDS encoding ABC transporter ATP-binding protein, with amino-acid sequence MTGDTPAEPAEAVACTGLVHAFGDTRAVDGLDLAVREGEVFGLLGPNGAGKTTAIRCITTLLPVPAGTVRVFGHDAAGDRMAVRRLLGYVPQQLSADSGLTGRENVALFARVFDVPRRERAGRVARALAAVDLADAADRLAGTYSGGMVRRLELAQALVSAPRLLILDEPTIGLDPIARTGVWEHINAVRAATGMTVLVTTHYMDEADQYCDRVALMHRGRIRALGTPAELREGLAQRLGTDALPTLEDVFRDVAGSGLDAPSGGGFRDVRSTRRTARRVG; translated from the coding sequence ATGACCGGCGACACCCCCGCCGAACCCGCCGAGGCGGTCGCCTGCACCGGGCTGGTCCATGCCTTCGGCGACACCCGCGCCGTCGACGGGCTCGACCTCGCCGTCCGCGAGGGCGAGGTGTTCGGCCTGCTCGGCCCCAACGGCGCCGGCAAGACCACCGCCATCCGCTGCATCACCACCCTGCTGCCGGTACCGGCCGGCACGGTCCGCGTCTTCGGGCACGACGCCGCCGGGGACCGCATGGCCGTACGCCGCCTGCTCGGCTACGTCCCGCAGCAGCTGTCCGCCGACAGCGGGCTGACCGGCCGGGAGAACGTCGCCCTGTTCGCCCGCGTCTTCGACGTCCCGCGCCGCGAACGCGCCGGACGCGTCGCCCGGGCGCTGGCCGCCGTCGACCTCGCCGACGCCGCCGACCGGCTGGCCGGCACCTACTCCGGCGGCATGGTCCGCCGGCTCGAACTCGCCCAGGCGCTGGTCAGCGCGCCCCGGCTGCTGATCCTCGACGAGCCCACCATCGGCCTGGACCCGATCGCCCGCACCGGCGTCTGGGAGCACATCAACGCCGTCCGCGCCGCGACCGGCATGACCGTCCTGGTCACCACGCACTACATGGACGAGGCCGACCAGTACTGCGACCGGGTCGCTCTGATGCACCGCGGCCGCATCCGCGCCCTGGGCACCCCGGCCGAGCTGCGCGAGGGGCTCGCCCAACGCCTGGGCACCGACGCCCTGCCCACGCTGGAGGACGTCTTCCGGGACGTCGCCGGCAGTGGCCTGGACGCCCCGTCAGGAGGAGGTTTCCGCGATGTCCGAAGCACCCGGCGCACCGCGCGCCGTGTCGGCTGA
- a CDS encoding ABC transporter permease — protein MSEAPGAPRAVSADGAALLLGPPVPRAGWRLLPARVGAMCAVELQKLRHDRTELYTRAVQPALWLLIFGQTFTRIRAIPTGGIPYIDYMAPGIIAQSAMFIAIFYGIQIIWERDAGVLNKLLVTPTPRSALVTGKAFAAGVKSLVQAIVVVVIAAVLGVALTWNPLKLLGVAAAVVLASAFFSCLSMTIAGVVLSRDRLMGFGQAITMPLFFGSNALYPVSVMPGWLQAVSRVNPLSYQVDALRGLLLGTPAHLGADFGVLAVAAVLGVAAASSLLGRLAR, from the coding sequence ATGTCCGAAGCACCCGGCGCACCGCGCGCCGTGTCGGCTGACGGCGCCGCCCTGCTGCTCGGCCCGCCCGTGCCGCGCGCGGGCTGGCGGCTGCTGCCCGCCCGCGTCGGCGCGATGTGCGCCGTCGAACTGCAGAAGCTGCGCCACGACCGCACCGAGCTGTACACCCGGGCGGTCCAGCCCGCCCTGTGGTTGCTGATCTTCGGTCAGACCTTCACCCGGATCCGGGCGATCCCCACCGGTGGCATCCCCTACATCGACTACATGGCGCCCGGCATCATCGCCCAGTCCGCGATGTTCATCGCCATCTTCTACGGCATCCAGATCATCTGGGAGCGGGACGCGGGCGTCCTCAACAAGCTGCTGGTCACCCCGACCCCGCGTTCGGCCCTGGTCACCGGCAAGGCGTTCGCGGCCGGGGTGAAGTCGCTGGTCCAGGCGATCGTCGTGGTCGTCATCGCGGCGGTGCTCGGCGTCGCCCTCACCTGGAACCCGCTGAAGCTGCTCGGTGTCGCCGCGGCCGTGGTCCTCGCCTCCGCGTTCTTCTCCTGCCTGTCGATGACCATCGCCGGCGTCGTCCTCAGCCGCGACCGGCTGATGGGCTTCGGACAGGCGATCACCATGCCGCTGTTCTTCGGTTCCAACGCCCTGTACCCCGTCTCGGTGATGCCGGGCTGGCTCCAGGCCGTCAGCAGGGTCAACCCGCTCAGCTACCAGGTCGACGCCCTGCGCGGACTGCTGCTGGGCACTCCCGCGCACCTCGGTGCCGACTTCGGCGTGCTGGCGGTGGCCGCGGTCCTGGGCGTCGCCGCGGCCTCCTCGCTGCTCGGCCGGCTGGCCCGCTGA
- the hemC gene encoding hydroxymethylbilane synthase, with amino-acid sequence MPLPELIRVVSRDSPMALAQVARVRQELSALYPQVRTEVVPVRTTGDKWLGDLSAVEGKGAFTKEVDAALLAGRADLAVHCVKDVPADRPLPAGTVFAAFLKRDDIRDALVHPGGLTLDELPEGTRIGTSSVRRVAQLAATHPHLECVPFRGNANRRLEKLAAGEAEALLLAVAGLERIGRSDVISEVLSPETMMPPIGAGILALQCREDDTALIDAVSTLGDPDTHREATAERMFLHVLQGHCNSPIAGCARVDRGGELSLRACVFTPDGKTRLNAHEWAGRLDPATLGTSVAVALLRQGAREIIDGIPH; translated from the coding sequence ATGCCCCTGCCGGAACTCATCCGTGTCGTCTCCCGCGACTCCCCGATGGCCCTCGCCCAAGTGGCCCGTGTGCGTCAGGAGTTGAGCGCGCTGTATCCGCAGGTGCGCACCGAGGTCGTGCCCGTGCGGACCACGGGCGACAAGTGGCTGGGCGACCTGTCCGCGGTGGAGGGCAAGGGGGCGTTCACCAAGGAGGTGGACGCGGCCCTGCTGGCCGGCCGGGCGGACCTGGCGGTGCACTGCGTCAAGGACGTGCCCGCCGACCGGCCGCTGCCCGCCGGGACGGTGTTCGCCGCGTTCCTGAAGCGGGACGACATCCGTGACGCGCTGGTGCACCCGGGCGGGCTCACCCTGGACGAACTGCCCGAGGGCACCCGGATCGGCACCTCCTCGGTGCGCCGGGTGGCCCAGCTCGCGGCCACCCATCCGCACCTGGAGTGCGTGCCGTTCCGCGGTAACGCCAACCGGCGGCTGGAGAAGCTGGCCGCCGGCGAGGCGGAGGCGCTGCTGCTGGCGGTGGCCGGTCTGGAGCGGATCGGCCGGTCCGACGTGATCAGCGAGGTGCTGTCCCCGGAGACGATGATGCCGCCGATCGGCGCGGGCATCCTCGCGCTGCAGTGCCGGGAGGACGACACCGCCCTGATCGACGCCGTCAGCACGCTGGGCGACCCGGACACCCACCGGGAGGCCACGGCCGAGCGGATGTTCCTGCACGTCCTGCAGGGCCACTGCAACAGCCCCATCGCGGGTTGCGCGCGCGTGGACCGCGGCGGGGAGCTCTCCCTGCGCGCCTGTGTGTTCACCCCGGACGGCAAGACCCGGCTGAACGCCCACGAGTGGGCGGGCCGGCTCGACCCGGCCACGCTCGGCACCTCCGTCGCGGTGGCGCTGCTGCGGCAGGGGGCACGGGAGATCATCGACGGCATCCCGCACTGA
- a CDS encoding NPP1 family protein yields MTRVRRGRWLAPLAGAAALVLAVPTAAYAAPPLALPGNAEAAEAAYQPAFDYDTDGCYPTPAIGPDGTINSGLNPTGALNGNCRDASDLDNTNSYSRSTCNNGWCAYLYGLYFEKDQALAGSSIGGHRHDWEHVAVWVQDGQIRYVSTSNHGSFTVHPASEVRFEGGHPKVVYHKDGISTHCFRLANGNDEPPENHEHTWQYPPLVGWNGYPAGLRDKLSSYDFGSANFGLKDASFASHLASAKPSGIPFDPAA; encoded by the coding sequence ATGACGCGTGTCCGGCGCGGCAGATGGCTCGCCCCCCTCGCCGGCGCCGCCGCTCTCGTCCTCGCCGTCCCCACCGCCGCCTACGCGGCCCCGCCCCTGGCCCTGCCCGGCAACGCCGAGGCCGCCGAAGCGGCCTACCAGCCGGCCTTCGACTACGACACCGACGGCTGCTACCCGACACCCGCCATCGGTCCCGACGGCACGATCAACAGCGGCCTGAACCCGACGGGCGCCCTCAACGGCAACTGCCGCGACGCCTCCGACCTCGACAACACCAACAGCTACTCCCGCTCCACGTGCAACAACGGCTGGTGCGCCTACCTGTACGGCCTGTACTTCGAGAAGGACCAGGCGCTCGCGGGCAGCAGCATCGGCGGCCACCGCCACGACTGGGAGCACGTGGCGGTGTGGGTGCAGGACGGGCAGATACGGTACGTGTCGACGTCCAACCACGGCTCGTTCACCGTGCACCCCGCCTCCGAGGTCCGCTTCGAGGGCGGCCACCCGAAGGTCGTCTACCACAAGGACGGCATCAGCACGCACTGCTTCCGCCTCGCCAACGGCAACGACGAGCCGCCGGAGAACCACGAGCACACCTGGCAGTACCCGCCGCTGGTCGGCTGGAACGGCTATCCGGCGGGCCTGCGCGACAAGTTGAGCTCCTACGACTTCGGCAGCGCCAACTTCGGTCTGAAGGACGCCAGTTTCGCCTCCCACCTGGCCTCGGCGAAGCCGTCCGGCATTCCCTTCGACCCGGCGGCCTGA
- a CDS encoding GntR family transcriptional regulator, which produces MRHGRASPAVRDRRLAARDGGREAREGGGAARGGGNVDGPTTGEQAKQHALALLRQAILHGETAPAQRLVENELAEQFGVTRASIRAALIDLEARGLAERIRNRGSRVRVVTVQEAVAITECRMVLEGLCAAKAAVAAGDEQLTEPTDLGTAMQKAVADGEPVTYSALNHRLHDRIREISGQQTAVELLERLNAQLVRHRFQLALRPGRPQQSLKEHLAMIEAIRARDPQAAGAAVRAHLVSVIEALSD; this is translated from the coding sequence GTGCGCCACGGCCGGGCCAGCCCGGCCGTCCGGGACCGGCGCCTCGCCGCCCGGGACGGCGGACGTGAGGCCCGGGAGGGCGGAGGTGCGGCCCGGGGCGGTGGGAATGTCGACGGTCCGACCACCGGGGAACAGGCCAAGCAGCACGCGCTCGCGCTGTTGCGGCAGGCGATCCTGCACGGCGAGACGGCACCGGCCCAGCGGCTGGTGGAGAACGAGCTCGCCGAGCAGTTCGGTGTGACGCGGGCCAGCATCCGGGCGGCGCTGATCGATCTGGAGGCCCGGGGACTGGCCGAACGGATCCGCAACCGCGGCTCGCGGGTGCGGGTGGTGACCGTGCAGGAGGCGGTCGCGATCACGGAGTGCCGCATGGTCCTGGAGGGACTGTGCGCCGCGAAGGCGGCCGTCGCGGCCGGCGACGAGCAGCTCACCGAGCCGACCGACCTGGGCACGGCGATGCAGAAGGCCGTGGCCGACGGGGAGCCGGTGACGTACTCCGCGCTCAACCACCGGCTCCACGACCGGATCCGGGAGATCTCGGGCCAGCAGACGGCGGTGGAGCTGCTGGAGCGGCTGAACGCCCAACTGGTGCGCCACCGCTTCCAGCTGGCGCTCAGGCCGGGGCGCCCGCAGCAATCCCTGAAGGAGCACCTGGCGATGATCGAGGCGATCAGGGCCAGGGACCCGCAGGCGGCCGGAGCGGCCGTCCGCGCCCACCTTGTCAGCGTGATCGAGGCGCTCAGCGACTGA
- a CDS encoding MarR family winged helix-turn-helix transcriptional regulator: MSTEPPPAVPASSSEVSEIERALTRITYLSTRARQHDRLMALAGVPLDRAAVALLRQVADSEPQRPGELAHRLGVEASHVTRTVRQLEKAGYVTRVPDPDDRRAQRIQLTGTGREAVLRVRAAGVRGMQLALAGWRPEELRQLATLFHRMVDDFLAYAADDEPGPEPDASAAPSA; the protein is encoded by the coding sequence ATGTCCACAGAGCCGCCGCCCGCCGTCCCCGCCTCCTCGTCCGAGGTCTCCGAGATCGAGCGCGCCCTCACGCGCATCACCTACCTCAGCACCCGGGCCCGGCAGCACGACCGGCTGATGGCGCTGGCCGGCGTGCCGCTCGACCGGGCGGCGGTGGCGCTGCTGCGGCAGGTGGCCGACTCCGAGCCGCAGCGGCCGGGGGAGCTGGCGCACCGGCTGGGCGTGGAGGCCTCCCACGTGACGCGGACCGTGCGGCAGCTGGAGAAGGCCGGCTACGTCACCCGCGTGCCCGACCCCGACGACCGCCGGGCCCAGCGGATCCAGCTCACCGGCACCGGCCGGGAGGCCGTGCTCCGGGTCCGGGCGGCCGGGGTGCGCGGCATGCAGCTCGCCCTCGCCGGGTGGCGGCCGGAGGAGCTGCGGCAGCTGGCCACCCTCTTCCACCGCATGGTCGACGACTTCCTCGCCTACGCGGCCGACGACGAACCCGGCCCGGAGCCGGACGCCTCCGCGGCGCCGTCCGCCTGA
- a CDS encoding peroxiredoxin, with the protein MTARTGIGDRVEDFALPDETGTVRGLTELLADGPVVLFFYPAALTPGCTAEACHFRDLAAEFAAVGARPVGISGDGVDRQREFAGRHTLGMPLLSDADGTVRERFGVGRGFSLAPTKRVTFVIAPDRTVIEVVRSELRMNSHADRALAALRAHRG; encoded by the coding sequence ATGACGGCCCGGACCGGGATCGGTGACAGGGTCGAGGACTTCGCACTGCCGGACGAGACCGGCACCGTCCGCGGGCTGACCGAACTGCTGGCCGACGGCCCCGTGGTGCTGTTCTTCTACCCGGCGGCCCTGACCCCCGGCTGCACCGCGGAGGCCTGCCACTTCCGCGACCTCGCCGCGGAGTTCGCCGCCGTCGGTGCCCGGCCGGTCGGGATCAGCGGCGACGGCGTGGACAGGCAGCGGGAGTTCGCCGGACGGCACACCCTCGGCATGCCGCTGCTCTCCGACGCCGACGGCACGGTCCGCGAACGGTTCGGGGTCGGGCGGGGCTTCTCGCTCGCGCCCACCAAACGGGTCACCTTCGTCATCGCGCCGGACCGCACGGTCATCGAGGTCGTCCGCAGCGAACTGCGCATGAACTCCCACGCCGACCGGGCCCTGGCCGCGCTGCGCGCCCACCGGGGCTGA
- a CDS encoding helix-turn-helix domain-containing protein, whose amino-acid sequence MDGTNALGDFLRARRALVTPQDVGLPGGGVRRVPGLRREEVAMLSGISSDYYLRLEQGRDRNPSVQVLEAIARVLQLDADATAHLAGLARERTAGARQASRSRGAPRPQQAPVSLLQLIDGWPRNPAYLQNRYTDCLAANALATALTPNYTAGVNLLRAVFLDPAERALRRDWADLTEEGVAALRANAGPDPDDPRLRDLVGDLSLRSERFRTLWARHDVRPRRGRVSHLSHPQVGDLDLHSTKLAVEGTDGLVLVVFHAEPGSRSAELLDILGSLSAPRPDARPQHVEEQ is encoded by the coding sequence ATGGACGGTACGAACGCGCTCGGCGATTTCCTGCGCGCCCGCCGGGCGCTGGTCACGCCCCAGGACGTCGGACTGCCCGGCGGCGGAGTGCGCCGGGTGCCGGGGCTGCGCCGCGAGGAGGTCGCGATGCTCTCCGGCATCAGCTCCGACTACTACCTGCGCCTGGAACAGGGCCGCGACCGCAATCCCTCCGTACAGGTCCTGGAGGCGATCGCCCGGGTGCTGCAGCTGGACGCGGACGCCACCGCCCACCTCGCCGGTCTCGCCCGGGAGCGGACCGCCGGCGCCCGGCAGGCGTCCCGGAGCCGGGGGGCGCCTCGCCCGCAGCAGGCGCCGGTGAGTCTGCTGCAGCTCATCGACGGCTGGCCCCGCAACCCCGCCTACCTGCAGAACCGGTACACCGACTGCCTGGCCGCCAACGCCCTCGCCACGGCCCTCACCCCGAACTACACCGCCGGGGTCAACCTGCTGCGGGCCGTCTTCCTCGACCCGGCCGAGCGCGCGCTGCGCCGCGACTGGGCGGACCTCACCGAGGAGGGCGTGGCCGCCCTGCGCGCGAACGCCGGCCCCGACCCGGACGACCCGCGCCTGCGCGACCTCGTCGGCGACCTGTCCCTGCGCAGCGAACGCTTCCGCACCCTGTGGGCCCGGCACGACGTGCGGCCCCGGCGCGGCCGGGTGAGCCACCTCAGCCATCCGCAGGTCGGCGATCTCGACCTGCACTCGACCAAGCTGGCCGTGGAGGGCACCGACGGACTGGTCCTGGTGGTCTTCCACGCCGAGCCCGGCAGCCGCAGCGCCGAACTCCTCGACATCCTCGGCAGCCTCAGCGCCCCCCGGCCGGACGCACGGCCGCAGCACGTCGAGGAGCAGTGA
- a CDS encoding TauD/TfdA family dioxygenase has protein sequence MTTHRDTVHHAEQGRRAAEPAGGVEVRPVAGHIGAEITGIDLAEPLDDATAGLVREAVLRWKVVFFRGQRLDHAGHVAFARRFGRPVVPGRRGSASPAGFPEVETTADRLELGGRFGMEHQEWLRRRRHSLLRGWHCDHGARLDPPAATILRAETVPPYGGDTTWSNLAAAYAGLSAPVRAFADGLRAEHRLGVGYQPRPGDDAYVRHLLEHQVASEHPLVRVHPETGERVLFVNGYYVEQIAGVSRPESAALLEMLLEQAVRPEYTVRFRWEPGSVAFWDNRATIHLAPGDNVHPGHERIMHRVMLAGDVPVGVDGRPSTPVTGTEAGRW, from the coding sequence ATGACGACGCACAGGGACACGGTGCACCACGCGGAGCAGGGACGGCGGGCGGCGGAGCCGGCCGGGGGCGTGGAGGTGCGGCCGGTGGCCGGGCACATCGGTGCCGAGATCACCGGGATCGACCTCGCCGAACCGCTCGACGACGCCACGGCCGGCCTGGTGCGGGAGGCGGTGCTGCGCTGGAAGGTGGTGTTCTTCCGCGGACAGCGCCTCGACCACGCCGGACACGTGGCCTTCGCCCGCCGCTTCGGCCGACCGGTGGTCCCCGGCCGGCGCGGCAGCGCCTCACCGGCCGGCTTCCCCGAGGTGGAGACCACCGCCGACCGGCTGGAACTGGGCGGACGCTTCGGCATGGAGCACCAGGAGTGGCTGCGCCGCCGCCGGCACAGCCTGCTGCGCGGCTGGCACTGCGACCACGGCGCCCGCCTCGATCCCCCGGCCGCGACCATCCTGCGCGCCGAGACCGTCCCGCCGTACGGCGGCGACACCACGTGGTCCAACCTGGCCGCCGCCTACGCCGGACTCTCCGCGCCGGTACGCGCCTTCGCCGACGGGCTGCGCGCCGAGCACCGGCTCGGGGTCGGCTACCAGCCGCGGCCCGGCGACGACGCCTACGTCCGCCACCTGCTGGAGCACCAGGTCGCCTCGGAGCATCCGCTGGTGCGCGTGCACCCGGAGACGGGGGAGCGGGTGCTGTTCGTCAACGGCTACTACGTGGAGCAGATCGCCGGCGTCTCCCGCCCCGAGAGCGCCGCGCTGCTGGAGATGCTGCTGGAGCAGGCGGTCCGGCCGGAGTACACGGTCCGCTTCCGCTGGGAGCCCGGGAGCGTCGCCTTCTGGGACAACCGGGCCACCATCCACCTGGCCCCCGGCGACAACGTCCATCCGGGCCACGAGCGGATCATGCACCGGGTGATGCTGGCGGGCGACGTGCCGGTGGGGGTGGACGGAAGGCCGTCGACACCGGTCACCGGCACGGAGGCCGGCCGCTGGTGA
- a CDS encoding LLM class flavin-dependent oxidoreductase: MPSTPRPLRKLGFLTIGLFDAADPGRGHESTLRIIELGEHLGFDSAWVRHRHLQYGISSPVAVLAAASQRTRRIALGTAVIPLGWENPLRLAEDLATVDVLSGGRLNPGVSAGPPMHYERVRGALYPDTADAEDFGFARVRRLLGFVRGEPATDFSGVEGIEVFSDLVQPHSPGLGRRLWYGGGSLGSARRAGEHGMHFLTSSVVKAEGADGADGAPDFAAIQLSHIRAFRAHHPDGDAARVSQGLVVIPTDSASPEQRARYEAYAAQRLRRTTSPQGPARLLFAPDLVGTSAELAERLHAHAAFREVDEVAFALPFSFAHEDYVQILTDMATRLGPALGWRPAA, from the coding sequence GTGCCGTCCACCCCCCGCCCGCTGCGCAAGCTGGGCTTCCTCACCATCGGGCTGTTCGACGCGGCGGACCCCGGCCGGGGCCACGAGTCCACGCTGCGGATCATCGAGCTGGGTGAGCACCTGGGATTCGACAGCGCCTGGGTCCGCCACCGGCACCTGCAGTACGGCATCTCGTCCCCGGTCGCGGTGCTGGCGGCGGCCTCGCAGCGCACCCGGCGCATCGCGCTGGGCACCGCGGTGATCCCGCTCGGCTGGGAGAATCCGCTGCGGCTGGCCGAGGACCTGGCGACCGTGGACGTCCTCTCCGGCGGCCGGCTGAACCCGGGGGTCAGTGCGGGGCCGCCGATGCACTACGAGCGGGTCAGGGGGGCGCTGTACCCGGACACCGCCGACGCCGAGGACTTCGGCTTCGCACGGGTGCGCCGGCTGCTGGGGTTCGTGCGGGGCGAGCCCGCCACGGACTTCAGCGGGGTGGAGGGGATCGAGGTGTTCTCGGACCTGGTCCAGCCGCACTCACCGGGGCTCGGCCGGCGGCTGTGGTACGGCGGCGGCAGCCTCGGCTCGGCGCGCCGGGCGGGCGAGCACGGCATGCACTTCCTGACCAGCAGCGTCGTCAAGGCCGAGGGCGCCGACGGTGCGGACGGGGCACCGGACTTCGCCGCGATCCAGCTGTCCCACATCCGCGCCTTCCGCGCCCACCACCCCGACGGGGACGCCGCCCGGGTCTCCCAGGGCCTCGTGGTGATCCCCACCGACTCCGCGAGCCCCGAACAGCGCGCCCGGTACGAGGCGTACGCCGCCCAGCGGCTGCGGCGCACGACCTCCCCGCAGGGCCCGGCCCGGCTGCTGTTCGCACCGGACCTGGTCGGCACCTCCGCCGAACTGGCCGAACGGCTGCACGCCCACGCCGCGTTCCGCGAGGTCGACGAGGTCGCCTTCGCCCTGCCGTTCAGCTTCGCGCACGAGGACTACGTGCAGATCCTCACGGACATGGCGACGAGGCTGGGGCCCGCGCTGGGCTGGCGGCCGGCCGCCTGA
- a CDS encoding glycoside hydrolase family 64 protein, producing MHRLTRPALPLAAAAALVGGLLALGVPERASAAVPDTIPLRITNSSGRSDPVYVYDLGTQLSTGRQGWADADGAFHAWPAGGNPPTPAPDASIAGPASGQSKTIRIPKFSGRIYFSYGQKLDFRLTTGGLVQPAVQNPSDPNRNILFNWSEYTLNDAGLWLNSTQVDMFSAPYAVGVQRPDGSVSTTGHLKSGGYTGFFNALRAQSGGWSGLIQTRSDGTVLRALSPLYGVETGALPANVMDDYVNRVWQKYTTTTLTVTPFADQPNTKYYGRVSGNVMNFTNSSGAVVTSFQKPDASSIFGCHKLLDAPNDAVRGPISRTLCAGFNRSTLLSNPNQPDSTSADFYKDAVTNQYARNVHAQMADGKAYAFAFDDVGHQEALVNDGNPQQAYLTLDPLS from the coding sequence CTGCACAGACTCACGCGCCCCGCGCTGCCCCTGGCCGCCGCGGCGGCCCTGGTCGGCGGCCTCCTGGCGCTCGGCGTACCGGAACGCGCCAGTGCCGCGGTGCCGGACACCATCCCCCTGAGGATCACCAACAGCTCGGGCCGCAGCGACCCGGTGTACGTCTACGACCTCGGCACGCAACTGTCCACCGGGCGACAGGGCTGGGCCGACGCGGACGGCGCCTTCCACGCCTGGCCGGCGGGCGGCAACCCGCCGACCCCCGCGCCCGACGCGTCCATCGCCGGACCGGCCTCCGGGCAGTCGAAGACGATCCGGATCCCGAAGTTCTCCGGCCGGATCTACTTCTCCTACGGCCAGAAGCTCGACTTCCGGCTCACCACCGGCGGACTGGTCCAGCCGGCCGTGCAGAACCCCTCCGACCCGAACCGGAACATCCTGTTCAACTGGTCGGAGTACACGCTCAACGACGCCGGTCTGTGGCTCAACAGCACCCAGGTGGACATGTTCTCGGCGCCGTACGCGGTCGGCGTGCAGCGGCCCGACGGCAGCGTGAGCACCACCGGGCACCTGAAGTCCGGCGGCTACACGGGCTTCTTCAACGCGCTGCGCGCCCAGTCGGGCGGCTGGTCCGGTCTGATCCAGACCCGCTCCGACGGCACCGTGCTGCGTGCCCTGTCCCCGCTGTACGGCGTGGAGACCGGCGCCCTGCCGGCCAACGTGATGGACGACTACGTCAACCGGGTGTGGCAGAAGTACACGACGACCACCCTGACGGTCACACCGTTCGCCGACCAGCCGAACACCAAGTACTACGGCCGGGTCTCGGGCAACGTCATGAACTTCACCAACTCCTCCGGCGCGGTGGTCACGAGCTTCCAGAAGCCGGACGCCTCCAGCATCTTCGGCTGCCACAAGCTGCTGGACGCACCGAACGACGCCGTGCGCGGGCCCATCTCCCGCACGCTGTGCGCCGGTTTCAACCGCTCCACGCTGCTGAGCAACCCCAACCAGCCGGACTCGACGTCGGCGGACTTCTACAAGGACGCGGTGACCAACCAGTACGCGCGCAACGTCCACGCGCAGATGGCCGACGGCAAGGCGTACGCCTTCGCCTTCGACGACGTCGGCCACCAGGAGGCGCTGGTCAACGACGGCAACCCGCAGCAGGCGTACCTGACGCTGGATCCGCTGAGCTGA
- a CDS encoding dienelactone hydrolase family protein yields MTAVQGTAVDIRTGDGVADAYVAHPADGAPRPGVLLYQDAYGLRPHLRAMADRLAGAGYTVLVPNVFYREGRAPVVELPEFIDPSAAPAVWERLGPLVSSVTPEQAGRDADAYLGWLAGSPLVADGPVALVGYCMGARLALRTAATHADRVAAAAGFHGGGLATDAPDSPHLGARHITAELYFGHADQDRSLPEEQIRRLEEALTAAGVRHTCEVYAGAHHGYTQADTTAYDRAADERHWSALLDLLNRTF; encoded by the coding sequence ATGACCGCCGTACAGGGAACAGCCGTCGACATCCGGACCGGGGACGGCGTCGCCGACGCCTACGTCGCCCACCCCGCCGACGGCGCACCGCGCCCGGGCGTCCTGCTCTACCAGGACGCCTACGGCCTGCGCCCGCACCTGAGGGCGATGGCGGACCGGCTCGCCGGCGCCGGGTACACGGTCCTGGTGCCCAACGTGTTCTACCGCGAGGGCCGGGCCCCGGTGGTGGAGTTGCCGGAGTTCATCGACCCCTCCGCCGCCCCGGCGGTCTGGGAGCGGCTCGGCCCGCTGGTGTCGTCGGTGACGCCGGAGCAGGCCGGGCGGGACGCGGACGCCTACCTGGGCTGGCTGGCCGGCAGTCCGCTGGTCGCCGACGGCCCCGTGGCGCTGGTCGGCTACTGCATGGGCGCCCGGCTGGCCCTGCGCACGGCGGCCACCCACGCCGACCGGGTCGCGGCCGCCGCCGGCTTCCACGGCGGCGGGCTGGCGACGGACGCGCCGGACAGCCCGCACCTGGGCGCCCGGCACATCACCGCGGAGCTGTACTTCGGCCACGCCGACCAGGACCGTTCCCTGCCCGAGGAGCAGATCCGGCGGCTGGAGGAGGCGCTCACCGCAGCCGGGGTGCGGCACACCTGCGAGGTCTACGCCGGCGCCCACCACGGCTACACCCAGGCGGACACCACCGCCTATGACCGCGCGGCCGACGAACGGCACTGGTCGGCACTGCTCGATCTGCTCAACCGCACCTTCTGA